CACCCAGACCATCGTGCCGCCGGAAGCCGCGTTCGGCGACGGGTTCGGGACGTCGATGTCGGTGGATGGCACGCGCCTGATCGTCGGTTCGATCTATGCCGATTACGTGCTGCCCGACGCGGGCGGGGTCTACGTCTACGAATACTCGGAAGGCTCGTGGCAGGAAATGGACCGGCTGGCATCGCCCGCGCCGCGGTTTGCCAGCGAGTTTGGTTCGTCGGTGTTGCTCCAGGGCGACGTTGCGCTCGTCGAGCAGGACTTTGGCGCTTATGTGTTCGAGCGGGTCGGGGGCGAGTGGCTTTCGCGTGATCGGCTGGTGGCTCCGGACGGGCCTACAGGCGGACGCACGTTTGGCAACGAGATGCTCTTGACCGAGGACTGGCTGTTCGTCGGGGCGCCGTTGGAGGATTCGATCGCGAGCAGCGTCGGTGCGGTGTACGTCTTCGAGCGCACTGGCAAGACCAGCTTTGCCTTTACGGAGAAGCTTACTCCGCCGGATCCGGAAACCAACCGCTGCCGGCTCGGAGCATCGCTCGCGTTTGACGGGCAGACTCTGCTCGCGGGTGCACCGAATGCCACGGGAGACTTTGCCGGCCAAGGTGCTGTCTACGCCTACGAGCTCGAAAGCGATCAATGGCTACTCAAGCAACAGTTCACGCACGATGATCCCCTGGAACGCAACGACTTCTTCGGCACGTCGATGTCGCTTGCGAATGGCTTGCTTATGGTTGGTGCGTCCGGCAGGTCAGGTGCGTACGTGTTTCAGCGCGACAGCGACGGGCTGTGGTTCCAGACCGGGAGGCTTCCCGAGTCGGGCAGCCTTGGAGGTCGCGCGGGTGCAAGCGTGGTTGCGAACGGCGAACACGCCTTGGTCGGAGCCCCCGATGGCGCCTCCGGCGGTTCCATCACCGGGGTGGGCTACGCCTACGACTTCGAGTGCCTCATCTGCGAGGTGGACCTCGACCTGGACGGCGCCCTCACCATCTTCGACTTCCTGACCTTCCTCAATCTCTTTCAGGACGGCGACCCACTCGCCGACTTCGACGGCGACGGCGAGCTGACGATCTTCGACTTCCTGGCGTTCCAGACGGCGTTCGGCGCCGGCTGCGGCTGACTCAGTCGTCGTCGTCTGGCGGGGCCGCGCGCATGAGCTTCTCGCCTTGCTCGGGGGTCATCGAGCCCTCGGCGATGTAGGCGGCGATCTCGCGGCGGGTCTTCTCGCGCGAGACCGACTTGACGGTGCTGCCGACGATGCCGAAGACGATCGCGATGATCGCGATCGCCCCGCCGACGATCCAAAACACCCCGCCTTCCCGCACGATCTCCTGGATGATCGTTTCCATCGCGATACCCTCCGCCGGCCGGGCCGGTCCCACGCATCCGCCCACATTCTTGGGGGCCTGCGCGGCCCGGTTTCAGCTTTCGGCAGAATCGCTCGTTCCGGGGTACCGGTTCGGGGCACAGGAGGCGGCACGATGGCGAGTTTCCGGACAGTCCTGATGGTGGTCGCCCTGGGCCTTGGAGGCGTGCTCGCGGGTTGCCAGGGCGGCAAGCTGGCCCCGACCGACGCCCGCCCGGCCGTGCTGCTGGTCTTGACCAACCACGGCGACATGGGCGACACGGGCGAGCCGACGGGCTTCTTCCTGGCCGAGGCGGCCCACCCCTGGCACGTGTTCAACGAGGCCGGGTGGATCGTCGTGCTGGCCAGCCCCGAGGGCGGGGACGCACCGATCGATCCGCGGAGCGTGACCGACCCCGACGAGGAGGGGCAGGACTTCCTCGACCGGTTCGCCCGAGACGGCGTGGTGCCCGGCACGGCCCGGCTGACGAGCATGAAGGCCAGCGCGTTCGAGGCCATCTTCTTCGCCGGCGGGCACGGCACGATGTGGGACTTCCCAGAAGGCCCGGGCGTGCAGGAAACCGCCGAGGGCGTCTACCGCAGCGGCGGCGTGGTGGCCGCCGTGTGCCACGGCCCGGCGGCGCTCGTGAACCTGCGGGCCCGCGGCGGGGATCCGCTGGTCGCGGGGCGGCGCGTCACGGGCTTCACCAACGACGAGGAGGCGGCGGTCGAGCTCGTCGACGCAATGCCCTTCCTGCTCGAGACGCGGCTGCGCGAGCTGGGCGCCGAGTTCGTCGGTGCGGGCAACTTCGAGGAGAACGTCGTTGTCGATGGCAGGCTGGTGACGGGACAGAACCCCGCTTCGGCTCGGGGTGCGGCCGAGGCGGTGGTGCGTGTGGCGGCGGAGAACGAAGACGGCTGACCGTCGCCGGCGGTAATGTCCGTCGGCGCCAATCCCCTGGCTGCGTCAGTTGCCGCGATCTCGCTCGGGCTCGCGTGCGAGCGCCGCGTCGAGGTCGACCACGAACAGGTTGGAGGTTTCCGCGTCCCCGGACTCGGCGGGCCGGTCGCTCGCGAAGAACAGCTTCTGGCCGTCGGGAGAGAGGTATGGCGTGCCCTCTCCGGCGGGGGTGTTGATGGCCTCGAGTGCGAAGGGCTCGCCCCACTGGCCGTCCTCGTCGCGTCGGGCAGCGAAGAGGTCGGTGGCGCTGCCGGCTCGTTCGCGGCCCTCGAAGACGACGAGGTTGCCGTCGGCCGACAGCGTCGTGTAGCATACGAACGTGCCAGCCGACGGGTCGGGCAGTTCGGCGGCGTGCTCGACGACGTCCGGCGCGCCCGCACGGATGCGCAGGTGCCTGCCGCCGCGATCGGGCCTTCGGAAGCTGTAGAAGTACAGGTCTCCCTCTCGGGTGAGCAGCGGGCCGAACTCGTCTCGGCCGGCCGTGGGCTCGTCGGCCGCATCTCGCGAGGCCTCGACCAGCAACGCCGGCTCCGTCCAGCCGTCGTCGGTCCGCGTCACCTGCCAGAGGTCGATGCTGCCCTCGCGGAGGGGGGCGTTGGGCCTTCGCGAGTCGAAGACGAGCGTCGAGCCATCGGGCGAGAGCGACGGGCCGGCGTCGCGGTACTCGCCCGAGAATGGAGCGACCGCCGGCTCGCTCCACTCGCCGTCGACGAGCCGCGAGGCCATGATGGTGTAGTCGAAGCGCCCGGGCGTGCGTCGCATGAAGTAGAGCTCGCCGCGGCGCGGGTCGAACGTGGGGCTGTGCTCGCCATCGCTGGTCGAGACCACGCCCGGGGCGATCATCTCCGGTGCCTCTTGCGCAGCGAGCGGCGATGCGAGCGCGAAGCCGGCGTACAAGCCCATGATGATTCCAAACACGCTGCGTGAGGTCACGGTCTTTCCCTACTGTT
This Phycisphaerales bacterium DNA region includes the following protein-coding sequences:
- a CDS encoding GC-type dockerin domain-anchored protein, which gives rise to TQTIVPPEAAFGDGFGTSMSVDGTRLIVGSIYADYVLPDAGGVYVYEYSEGSWQEMDRLASPAPRFASEFGSSVLLQGDVALVEQDFGAYVFERVGGEWLSRDRLVAPDGPTGGRTFGNEMLLTEDWLFVGAPLEDSIASSVGAVYVFERTGKTSFAFTEKLTPPDPETNRCRLGASLAFDGQTLLAGAPNATGDFAGQGAVYAYELESDQWLLKQQFTHDDPLERNDFFGTSMSLANGLLMVGASGRSGAYVFQRDSDGLWFQTGRLPESGSLGGRAGASVVANGEHALVGAPDGASGGSITGVGYAYDFECLICEVDLDLDGALTIFDFLTFLNLFQDGDPLADFDGDGELTIFDFLAFQTAFGAGCG
- a CDS encoding type 1 glutamine amidotransferase domain-containing protein, with product MASFRTVLMVVALGLGGVLAGCQGGKLAPTDARPAVLLVLTNHGDMGDTGEPTGFFLAEAAHPWHVFNEAGWIVVLASPEGGDAPIDPRSVTDPDEEGQDFLDRFARDGVVPGTARLTSMKASAFEAIFFAGGHGTMWDFPEGPGVQETAEGVYRSGGVVAAVCHGPAALVNLRARGGDPLVAGRRVTGFTNDEEAAVELVDAMPFLLETRLRELGAEFVGAGNFEENVVVDGRLVTGQNPASARGAAEAVVRVAAENEDG